The following coding sequences are from one Formosa haliotis window:
- a CDS encoding NAD(P)H-dependent oxidoreductase, whose protein sequence is MDIIKQLKWRYATKKFDDELEIDQEKLDVLLEAFNLTATSYGLQPVKLVVIKNKGLQNELLEASMDQKQIVQASHVLVFCIETTINNEFVENYFNRVQAVRNTPEAILQPFKNFLINDFENKKQSQIENWATKQAYLALGNMLTVCAIEGIDACPMEGFTPSEYDRILNLNEKGLKSVLVLPIGYRAKDDMFAELKKVRKSVSDSIIHI, encoded by the coding sequence ATGGATATTATAAAACAATTAAAATGGCGTTATGCCACTAAAAAATTTGATGATGAACTTGAAATAGATCAAGAAAAATTAGATGTGCTTTTAGAAGCATTTAACCTAACAGCTACGTCTTACGGTTTACAACCCGTAAAATTAGTGGTCATTAAAAATAAAGGCTTACAAAATGAATTGTTAGAAGCCTCCATGGATCAGAAACAAATTGTACAGGCATCGCATGTTTTAGTGTTTTGTATTGAAACCACTATTAACAACGAATTCGTAGAAAATTATTTTAATCGTGTACAAGCGGTTCGCAATACGCCAGAGGCCATTCTTCAGCCCTTTAAAAATTTTCTAATCAACGATTTTGAAAATAAAAAACAATCTCAAATTGAAAACTGGGCAACTAAACAAGCTTATTTAGCACTAGGAAATATGCTTACCGTATGTGCCATAGAAGGTATTGATGCCTGCCCTATGGAGGGGTTTACACCTTCGGAATATGATCGTATTCTAAACTTAAATGAAAAAGGATTAAAATCGGTCTTAGTTTTACCTATAGGTTATCGTGCTAAAGATGATATGTTTGCAGAATTAAAGAAGGTAAGAAAATCCGTTTCAGATAGTATTATTCATATTTAA
- a CDS encoding Arm DNA-binding domain-containing protein — protein MQNSFSTLIYPRGFDSDKNGLSPLYLRITVNGKRSECSIKQKVNLEKWNSSSGKLRGTTHETKQLNSKLCKIESKVIRIYEKLNEDGAKISSDLIKSIYLGKSTKIKMLLIIFEEHNDKVENLIGKDFAPGTAERYKTAKSMLRIIFY, from the coding sequence ATGCAAAATTCCTTTTCGACACTAATTTACCCCCGTGGATTTGATTCAGATAAAAATGGTTTATCACCTTTATATTTAAGAATTACGGTTAATGGTAAACGTAGTGAATGTAGTATTAAACAAAAAGTAAATTTAGAGAAATGGAATTCATCTTCTGGTAAATTAAGAGGGACTACTCACGAAACAAAACAGCTGAACTCAAAATTATGTAAAATTGAATCCAAAGTAATTCGTATATATGAAAAGCTAAATGAAGATGGGGCAAAAATAAGTTCAGACTTAATAAAAAGTATTTACTTAGGTAAGTCCACAAAAATTAAAATGTTGTTGATTATTTTTGAAGAACATAATGATAAAGTTGAAAATTTAATAGGTAAGGATTTTGCTCCTGGAACTGCAGAAAGATATAAAACGGCAAAAAGCATGTTGAGAATTATATTTTATTAG
- a CDS encoding site-specific integrase encodes MNWKAKLKIVDREFLSQEEIQNIISKEFSVPRLDQVKDIFIFCCFTGLAYADIKKLKKSEIVIGANGEFWINTKRAKTDTRSNIPVLSIPLSIIEKYKEHPEIIDSPIILPVLSNQKMNAYLKEIADICKIKKNLTFHLARHTFATTVTLTNGVPIESVSKMLGHKSLRTTQHYAKILDMKVGDDMKNLASIMGTKYN; translated from the coding sequence TTGAATTGGAAAGCTAAATTAAAGATTGTGGATAGAGAGTTTCTAAGTCAAGAGGAAATTCAAAATATCATATCGAAAGAGTTTTCTGTTCCTAGACTAGACCAAGTAAAAGATATTTTCATTTTCTGTTGTTTTACGGGACTAGCTTATGCCGATATTAAAAAATTAAAAAAGAGTGAAATTGTAATAGGGGCCAATGGAGAATTTTGGATCAATACGAAAAGAGCAAAAACAGATACTCGTAGTAATATTCCTGTGTTATCTATACCATTGTCAATAATTGAAAAATATAAAGAACATCCAGAAATAATAGACAGTCCCATTATACTTCCTGTTTTGAGTAACCAAAAAATGAATGCTTATCTTAAAGAAATTGCAGATATCTGTAAAATTAAAAAGAACCTAACCTTTCATTTGGCTCGCCATACATTTGCAACAACTGTAACTTTAACAAATGGTGTGCCTATCGAATCTGTAAGTAAAATGCTAGGACATAAATCTTTGCGTACTACTCAACATTATGCCAAAATTCTAGATATGAAAGTTGGTGACGATATGAAAAACCTAGCATCAATAATGGGGACGAAATATAACTAG
- a CDS encoding DUF932 domain-containing protein produces MYLSKLQQDEIFVPSEMKSLQSLIQLPSRRGLENVIISNGKIVNVVSNSYGHVPNENFFKRAEAMLKDANLKYLKRTINRGDRSFITDFIIEDRKQFSVKHSDDLILPMLRFKNSYDGSEKTSGHFGFYRKVCANGLHVSKAEVEFSIKHSKNNTELIMPRLNLLFDKFLDNEFYSITKQFEIMKDFRILDTKAFVKHILEQTKLFRYECSDKNDNPSKKSREVIEVLNSESILLNEPPNLWLGYNAFNSILHRTLKKTFSQQERLDKKLFETILDMA; encoded by the coding sequence ATGTATTTAAGTAAATTACAACAAGATGAGATTTTTGTTCCATCGGAAATGAAATCTTTACAGAGTTTGATCCAATTGCCTTCAAGAAGAGGGCTTGAAAATGTTATTATTTCAAATGGCAAGATTGTAAATGTCGTGTCCAATAGTTATGGTCACGTTCCCAATGAAAATTTCTTTAAACGGGCAGAGGCTATGTTAAAGGATGCAAATTTAAAGTATCTAAAGCGTACTATAAACAGGGGGGATAGATCGTTTATTACCGATTTTATTATTGAAGATCGAAAACAATTTTCGGTTAAACATTCAGATGACCTGATCCTACCAATGCTACGATTTAAAAATTCATATGATGGTAGCGAAAAAACATCAGGACATTTTGGGTTTTATAGGAAAGTTTGTGCGAATGGCTTACATGTATCGAAAGCTGAAGTTGAATTTTCTATTAAGCACAGTAAAAATAATACCGAATTAATAATGCCAAGATTGAATTTATTATTCGATAAGTTCTTGGATAATGAGTTCTATAGTATTACAAAGCAATTTGAAATCATGAAGGACTTTAGGATATTAGATACGAAAGCTTTTGTTAAACATATATTAGAACAAACGAAATTGTTTAGATATGAATGCAGTGATAAAAATGACAATCCTTCTAAAAAATCCAGAGAAGTGATTGAGGTTTTAAATTCAGAATCAATTTTGCTAAATGAGCCACCAAATTTATGGTTAGGTTATAATGCATTTAATTCAATATTACATAGAACATTGAAAAAGACATTCTCTCAACAAGAGCGATTGGATAAAAAATTATTTGAAACCATTTTAGATATGGCCTAG